The following coding sequences lie in one Mucilaginibacter sp. KACC 22773 genomic window:
- a CDS encoding RagB/SusD family nutrient uptake outer membrane protein, producing MNIVKIFLIAILTFALVSCRKYVENVPVQGQRVLVYTQDYRLLINGQTSAEIGSGNSAILGCDDIDLKDPNIQDQISTDNSNLAMYTWDKPFYLEKVDDFDWNGMYKAMYTYNTVISGVLNSKGGSLAERNEIYAEALVQRAFTYFTLVNSYAKQYDAGTAGSDLGVPLLLEAKLFVPLPRATVAQVYAQVLKDLEIAIPLISVTKENAVRPSRAAAYALLAKAHLNMRNFEAARQAAEQSLALSGQLYDYNLSAGPLNAPFPTLLENKQILLRKIPRTTYSALQLSDDLLNLLGTKDLRYVLFTRFGDQFYPSFNGRGFWAGGGSDPACVGLTVNETWLIRAECLARAGQRNEAIKMLNDLRKFRFTPDDYVALTATSDQQALQMVIDERRREFFGTGLRWFDQKRLNKEPSLAKTVTRTFKNVTYTLAPNSNGYVFPFSSIIVNQNPELIQNPK from the coding sequence ATGAATATTGTAAAAATATTTTTAATAGCCATACTAACGTTTGCCTTGGTATCTTGCCGTAAGTACGTAGAAAATGTTCCGGTTCAGGGGCAAAGAGTTTTGGTCTATACACAAGATTACCGCCTACTGATCAATGGCCAAACAAGTGCTGAAATTGGCTCAGGGAATTCGGCCATTTTGGGTTGTGATGACATTGATCTAAAAGATCCTAATATTCAGGATCAAATCTCAACAGACAATTCGAACCTCGCGATGTATACCTGGGACAAGCCCTTTTATCTTGAAAAAGTTGACGATTTTGACTGGAATGGCATGTATAAAGCGATGTACACCTACAACACTGTAATATCGGGCGTTTTGAATAGTAAAGGTGGTTCGCTGGCGGAACGGAATGAAATTTATGCTGAGGCACTTGTACAGCGGGCCTTTACTTATTTTACCCTTGTAAACTCCTATGCTAAGCAGTATGATGCAGGGACGGCTGGATCTGACCTTGGCGTGCCGCTCTTACTTGAAGCAAAGTTATTCGTCCCTCTACCGAGAGCAACAGTTGCCCAGGTTTATGCTCAGGTGCTTAAAGACCTGGAAATTGCTATCCCCCTGATATCGGTTACCAAAGAAAATGCTGTAAGGCCGAGCAGGGCGGCAGCTTATGCCTTACTGGCCAAAGCACATTTAAACATGCGGAATTTTGAGGCAGCACGCCAGGCCGCAGAACAATCGCTGGCGCTTTCAGGACAGCTTTATGATTACAACCTATCAGCCGGTCCTTTGAACGCTCCATTTCCTACTCTTTTGGAAAATAAGCAAATCCTTTTGCGTAAAATACCCAGAACTACCTATTCGGCATTACAGTTAAGTGATGACTTGCTGAATTTATTAGGGACCAAAGATCTGAGGTATGTGCTGTTTACCAGGTTTGGTGACCAGTTTTATCCAAGTTTTAACGGCAGAGGTTTTTGGGCCGGAGGCGGTTCCGATCCGGCATGTGTTGGTTTAACGGTAAATGAAACGTGGCTGATCCGGGCGGAATGCCTGGCAAGGGCAGGACAACGTAATGAAGCGATAAAAATGTTGAATGACCTGCGTAAATTTAGGTTTACTCCAGACGATTATGTAGCGCTAACCGCCACGAGTGACCAACAGGCTTTGCAAATGGTCATTGATGAGCGCCGGAGGGAGTTTTTCGGAACAGGCCTGCGCTGGTTTGACCAGAAACGCTTAAATAAAGAGCCTTCACTGGCCAAAACAGTCACACGTACCTTTAAGAATGTTACTTACACGCTGGCACCTAACAGTAACGGGTATGTTTTCCCTTTTTCTTCAATCATTGTAAACCAGAATCCGGAACTAATACAGAATCCAAAATAA
- a CDS encoding SusC/RagA family TonB-linked outer membrane protein produces the protein MRLTCLFLFASLMQVAAAGFAQKISLSEKNTPLVKLFANIKVQTGVDFVADGDILKAARPVNIRVVDMELKDVLEILFKDQPLAYEIQDKIVIVSRKEPSLLDRISAVFTNIDVNGLVVNERGEPMPGASVSVQGAGKLYITDANGTFKLLDVSGKETIITRYIGYKPDTTVLKSKTSIVIALKPLAAQLSTVTIVNTGYQNLNKERATGSFGVITAKELAQFPTISVLERIQGMVPGVNVSTKTTAGQSRNGTINIRGISTIVGQYTQVSVEPLLVIDGFPSQISIARGALDFLNPDDIQQITFLKDAAAASIWGIQAANGVIVVTTKKGKQNAAPTINFSTTYSTSAKPGTEYGPRLSVPDYINLEKDMINANLLTDPVPSSYLPANNSQAQAIIFKNKRGEINEAQMNTELAALGQNDNRGQISEYLLQKPVTQQYNLSLSGGGVNSSYYMSGYYYTDDRVYKSNRNKGYSFNIGTSSGLFKNRITINTSLNYANTTDKTNPTSAQAMSMSTGGLRPYDMLTNPDGSTKYYDVFMVPERAREFEKQGYLPFRYSPIDELKYNNTVNTGNNLGIIIDVNGKITPWLSLSVSGNLGRNFNERENYQEPDSYASRIMINRATSVNTAGKLVYGIPMGGKLALNNSLVRSYNVRGQLNVNKNWNDKHELNAVLGNEIREVFSKTSGENRYGYNKEINSFSSVNPTVRYTDIYGQRPNIGSTTGPVVEKTTRALSYYANAAYTYDKKYTISGSARFDDLNLLGVERRKRAIPLWSGGLSWNLKQESFLKDVEWLSTLSGRFTYGFTGNAPQGYAPVTVIDLSGTDFYSGLPYATISRPARDNLAWEKTRMLNYGLEFSLFNGRISGTLDYYKKHTTDIFYTLPINATYGFSETLFNAARLEGNGIDLGLSFALVRSKTVTWNNTINLSYNTNVVHDERFKLPIGNEDVTQGQIIHDGYPTDFLFSYKFKGLDAKGETLIEDPKDPGKIYTTADYPYYDIKAYSGRTASPWFGAYFTNVTYKRFDLGLQFQYQLGGVFRKPSINTLTDFVSSAGDLAKRWRNPGDELTTTVPGINADYNLGYYYGASVDRYTNSDLLVRSRSNVKLQQVRLAYSVPQQVVAKFGIKALSLSAVCRNLGMIWAANKEKIDPDYLYSESSTYQLAPVRTYSFQVNLSL, from the coding sequence ATGCGATTAACCTGCTTGTTTTTGTTTGCATCGCTGATGCAAGTCGCCGCTGCCGGATTTGCACAGAAAATTTCCTTGTCAGAAAAAAACACACCTTTGGTCAAGCTGTTTGCTAATATCAAAGTGCAAACCGGGGTAGATTTTGTGGCAGACGGAGATATCCTTAAGGCAGCAAGGCCCGTGAACATCCGGGTGGTTGATATGGAGCTAAAAGATGTTCTGGAAATATTATTCAAAGATCAGCCGTTAGCCTACGAAATTCAGGATAAAATAGTGATAGTGTCCCGGAAAGAGCCGTCATTATTAGACAGAATCAGCGCAGTTTTTACTAACATAGACGTAAATGGCTTAGTCGTTAATGAACGCGGAGAGCCCATGCCAGGAGCAAGTGTATCAGTTCAAGGTGCAGGAAAGTTATATATTACCGATGCCAATGGTACATTCAAATTGCTTGATGTTTCCGGGAAAGAGACGATCATTACCAGATATATCGGCTATAAACCGGATACCACGGTACTCAAATCGAAAACGAGCATTGTTATTGCTTTAAAGCCCTTAGCGGCACAGTTATCAACGGTTACCATTGTAAATACAGGGTACCAAAACTTAAACAAAGAACGTGCGACCGGATCTTTTGGCGTGATTACAGCCAAAGAACTCGCGCAGTTCCCAACTATCAGTGTACTTGAACGTATCCAGGGAATGGTACCGGGTGTTAATGTCTCCACGAAAACAACAGCCGGCCAAAGCCGCAACGGAACCATTAACATTCGCGGTATTTCGACGATAGTTGGCCAGTACACGCAGGTGAGCGTGGAGCCTTTGCTCGTTATTGACGGATTTCCATCACAGATTTCCATTGCGCGAGGTGCATTAGACTTTCTCAATCCGGATGACATTCAACAGATCACCTTTCTTAAAGATGCGGCTGCCGCATCCATATGGGGTATCCAGGCTGCCAACGGGGTCATTGTAGTCACCACAAAAAAGGGAAAGCAAAATGCTGCCCCCACCATTAACTTCTCGACAACTTACAGTACAAGTGCAAAACCAGGCACGGAGTATGGGCCGAGACTTTCGGTTCCCGATTATATAAACCTGGAAAAAGATATGATTAATGCTAATCTGTTAACTGACCCCGTGCCATCAAGTTATCTTCCGGCCAATAACAGTCAGGCTCAAGCCATCATATTCAAGAACAAGCGGGGAGAAATCAACGAAGCCCAAATGAATACGGAGCTCGCGGCACTCGGGCAAAATGATAACAGGGGTCAGATTTCCGAGTATTTATTGCAAAAGCCTGTCACGCAACAATATAACCTGTCGCTGTCAGGCGGGGGGGTCAATAGCTCTTATTACATGTCCGGTTACTACTATACGGACGACCGGGTATACAAAAGTAACCGGAACAAAGGGTATTCCTTCAATATTGGTACAAGCTCGGGGCTCTTTAAAAATCGCATAACCATCAATACATCCTTGAATTATGCCAACACTACAGATAAAACTAATCCTACGTCGGCACAGGCCATGAGCATGTCAACCGGAGGCCTGCGTCCGTATGACATGCTAACAAATCCTGATGGCAGTACCAAATATTATGATGTTTTTATGGTTCCCGAACGGGCCAGGGAATTTGAGAAACAGGGATACCTTCCATTTCGATATTCTCCAATTGACGAGTTGAAGTACAACAACACCGTGAATACCGGAAATAATCTCGGTATTATTATAGACGTAAATGGTAAGATTACACCGTGGTTGAGTTTATCGGTTTCAGGCAACCTGGGCAGGAATTTCAATGAGCGGGAAAATTATCAGGAACCCGACAGCTATGCATCCAGAATCATGATCAATAGGGCAACGAGTGTTAACACCGCCGGGAAATTGGTTTATGGCATTCCGATGGGTGGGAAATTGGCTCTTAATAATTCATTGGTCAGAAGTTACAATGTCAGGGGGCAGCTGAACGTGAATAAAAACTGGAACGATAAGCATGAACTGAATGCGGTTCTGGGCAATGAAATCCGTGAGGTTTTTAGTAAAACCAGTGGTGAGAACCGTTATGGCTACAATAAAGAGATTAATTCATTTAGTAGTGTAAACCCAACAGTTCGGTACACGGATATCTATGGCCAGCGCCCCAATATAGGCAGTACAACCGGGCCGGTAGTGGAGAAAACCACAAGGGCGCTTTCCTACTACGCAAACGCCGCCTACACTTACGATAAAAAGTACACCATTTCAGGGAGCGCACGTTTTGACGATCTTAACCTTTTAGGCGTTGAGCGCAGAAAAAGAGCCATTCCGCTTTGGTCTGGCGGCCTCAGTTGGAATCTAAAACAAGAAAGCTTTTTGAAAGATGTCGAATGGTTAAGTACCTTATCCGGCCGCTTTACCTATGGTTTTACCGGGAACGCGCCACAAGGCTACGCGCCGGTAACCGTTATAGATTTGTCGGGCACTGACTTTTATTCGGGACTTCCCTATGCAACCATAAGCCGTCCGGCAAGGGATAACCTGGCGTGGGAGAAAACAAGAATGTTGAATTATGGCCTTGAATTTTCATTATTCAATGGCCGCATTTCCGGCACATTAGATTACTACAAGAAACACACCACAGACATATTCTACACCTTACCGATCAATGCAACCTACGGATTTAGCGAAACTTTATTCAACGCAGCAAGATTAGAAGGAAACGGTATAGATCTGGGGCTTTCTTTCGCCCTGGTAAGGTCTAAAACAGTAACCTGGAACAATACCATCAACTTGTCATACAATACCAACGTTGTTCATGACGAACGCTTTAAATTGCCTATCGGCAACGAAGATGTCACACAAGGACAAATCATCCACGATGGTTATCCAACTGATTTCCTGTTCTCCTACAAGTTTAAGGGTTTGGATGCCAAGGGTGAAACACTTATTGAAGATCCCAAAGACCCCGGTAAAATTTACACGACTGCTGACTATCCATATTATGACATTAAAGCGTATTCCGGCAGAACAGCTTCTCCCTGGTTTGGCGCCTATTTTACAAATGTCACTTATAAGCGCTTTGATCTGGGTTTACAGTTCCAGTATCAGCTTGGTGGGGTTTTTCGGAAACCATCCATCAACACACTTACTGATTTTGTAAGCAGTGCAGGGGATCTGGCAAAACGCTGGAGAAACCCCGGTGATGAGTTGACCACAACAGTTCCCGGAATTAATGCTGATTATAACCTGGGTTATTATTATGGCGCCAGTGTGGATAGGTATACCAATTCAGATTTGCTCGTAAGAAGCCGGAGCAATGTTAAGTTGCAACAAGTACGCCTGGCGTATTCGGTACCTCAGCAGGTAGTGGCCAAATTCGGAATTAAAGCTTTAAGCTTATCGGCGGTTTGCCGCAACCTGGGTATGATCTGGGCTGCGAATAAAGAGAAAATAGATCCCGACTACCTTTATAGTGAAAGTAGTACTTATCAATTGGCTCCTGTCCGGACTTATTCTTTCCAAGTTAACCTGAGTTTATAA
- a CDS encoding FecR family protein has product MPNTEDNRLLLLYQKFQSKTASVEELTEFNNFLASEGAEQRLFELIEKEYRSSEIKQSELSEFRAGQIFQQITSQPQTYRKIRKLWSRIAGVAAIAGLLAIAILFKDQILSADNQSQVVSSNQDIAPGRSAATLTLANGRKILLSAIPSGELASESGATISKTSDGKIVYEVKENSTAGPGQHNLLSTAMGETYQVKLPDGSSVWLNAASSLKYPVSFSSLKDRRVELHGEAYFEVAKDKLHPFLVETDGQEVTVLGTHFNVKAYTQDKNIVTTLAEGSVRVGYQASAWSDHGKIVYKDEVILSPGQQSLLKGETISVSKADMEESLAWKDGNFVFNDAKIEKIMQDIARWYNIEVFYKGPSPTGAFSGNISRSKNISQILKALESTKLVHFKIEGRKVYVSK; this is encoded by the coding sequence ATGCCGAATACAGAAGACAACAGGCTCCTTTTATTATATCAGAAATTTCAGTCTAAAACGGCATCCGTTGAAGAGTTAACGGAATTCAACAACTTCTTAGCCAGTGAGGGTGCCGAACAGCGCCTGTTTGAACTCATTGAAAAAGAATATCGGTCATCCGAAATTAAGCAATCCGAGCTCTCCGAATTTCGTGCCGGGCAAATATTTCAGCAGATAACGAGCCAGCCTCAGACTTATCGTAAGATTAGGAAACTATGGTCCCGCATTGCCGGAGTGGCTGCAATTGCGGGGTTGCTGGCTATTGCAATTTTATTCAAAGACCAGATCTTATCCGCAGACAACCAATCACAAGTTGTTTCGTCAAATCAGGATATTGCTCCAGGCAGAAGCGCTGCCACGTTAACGCTGGCTAATGGGAGGAAAATTCTGCTCTCTGCTATACCCTCCGGTGAACTGGCCAGCGAATCTGGAGCGACAATATCTAAAACCTCGGATGGAAAGATCGTTTATGAAGTTAAAGAAAATAGTACAGCCGGGCCGGGACAGCATAATTTGCTATCCACCGCAATGGGAGAGACCTATCAGGTGAAATTACCCGATGGTTCCAGCGTGTGGTTAAATGCAGCCTCATCCCTAAAATACCCTGTTTCTTTTTCATCGTTAAAAGATAGGCGGGTTGAACTTCACGGTGAAGCATATTTTGAGGTAGCAAAGGATAAGCTACATCCATTTTTAGTGGAGACAGACGGACAGGAAGTAACCGTTTTAGGGACACACTTTAACGTTAAAGCTTACACGCAAGACAAAAATATTGTTACAACACTTGCCGAGGGCAGTGTGAGAGTTGGCTATCAGGCCTCCGCCTGGAGTGATCACGGAAAAATTGTTTATAAGGATGAAGTCATTCTAAGTCCCGGGCAACAGTCGCTTTTGAAGGGGGAAACGATAAGCGTTTCAAAAGCAGACATGGAAGAGTCGCTTGCCTGGAAAGACGGCAACTTTGTTTTTAACGACGCGAAGATTGAAAAAATAATGCAGGACATCGCCCGCTGGTATAACATAGAAGTGTTTTACAAAGGACCATCTCCAACGGGTGCATTTTCCGGCAATATCTCCCGGTCTAAGAATATAAGCCAAATACTAAAAGCTTTAGAATCAACAAAATTAGTTCACTTTAAAATCGAAGGGAGGAAAGTATACGTCAGTAAATAA
- a CDS encoding RNA polymerase sigma factor, with protein MFVRSLNNESQLLRKIAEGDQHAFKIIYDYHRRAVYARAIFFLKSEVLAEEVLQEVMLKLWQSAGKLTDETNLGAYLTTLTRNRSFQILRRRVLEAKTEIELRKDWTESHNETEEGILLADTQKILADGIALLPPQQKMVYELCRIDGLKYEQAAQSMNLSVETVKSYMKLALRSLRSHMKSHTDLAAILIILKII; from the coding sequence ATGTTTGTACGGTCGCTAAACAATGAGAGCCAACTACTTCGCAAAATCGCGGAAGGCGATCAGCATGCCTTCAAAATAATTTATGATTACCATCGGCGAGCGGTTTATGCAAGAGCGATTTTTTTTCTAAAATCGGAAGTGTTAGCTGAAGAAGTGCTTCAGGAAGTAATGCTGAAACTTTGGCAGAGTGCCGGGAAACTTACAGATGAAACTAATCTGGGCGCTTATTTAACCACATTAACACGTAACCGAAGCTTTCAAATACTGCGGCGAAGAGTCCTGGAAGCTAAGACAGAAATTGAACTGCGAAAAGATTGGACAGAAAGCCATAACGAAACAGAGGAAGGAATCTTGCTGGCGGATACTCAAAAAATACTCGCCGACGGCATTGCGCTGTTACCCCCGCAACAAAAAATGGTTTATGAACTTTGCCGCATTGATGGGCTTAAATATGAGCAAGCGGCTCAGAGCATGAATTTAAGTGTTGAAACGGTTAAAAGCTATATGAAACTGGCGCTTCGTTCGCTTAGATCTCACATGAAATCGCATACCGATCTTGCCGCGATTTTAATTATTCTAAAAATTATTTAA